A stretch of Megalobrama amblycephala isolate DHTTF-2021 linkage group LG14, ASM1881202v1, whole genome shotgun sequence DNA encodes these proteins:
- the dgki gene encoding diacylglycerol kinase iota isoform X11: protein MCNSDVSLPCTGGSEPCPTSDAAGEEVGSTPVVRKGGNRLKRQNGRMIRAQRTVEENRVCGKGRKRKVTWYHRLLGYRKAISRSGLQHLGPAQNPFPALSNGPAKELRNTVDWSENAVNGDHLWLETNCSGDLCYLGEETCLVKIAKSAPRRKCAACKIVVHTACIEELDKINFRCKPTFREGGSRCLRDQNVLRHHWVHRRRQEGKCRQCGKSFPQKFFHSKEIVAISCSWCKLAFHNKVTCFMLHQIEEPCSLGAHAGVIVPPSWIIKVRKPQSSFKNSTRRKKRTSFKRRASKKGTDESKWRPFMLKPLPSPLMKPVLVFVNPKSGGNQGTKLLQMFMWILNPRQVFDLSQGGPREALELYRKVPNLRILACGGDGTVGWILSALDELQMNPQPPVAVLPLGTGNDLARTLNWGGGYTDEPVSKVLCHVEDGTVVQLDRWNLQVERSAAQPEEGTQKLPLNVFNNYFSLGFDAHVTLEFHESREANPEKFNSRFRNKMFYAGAAFSDFLQRSSRDLSKHVRVVCDGTDLTPKIQELKFQCIVFLNIPRYCAGTMPWGNTGDHRDFEPQRHDDGCIEVIGFTMASLAALQVGGHGERLHQCREVVLTTFKTLPVQVDGEPCRLAPSTLRISLRNQANMVQKSKRRTSVPLLNDPHAVPERLRLRVNRIILQEYESMQFDKERLRDISTPVGIVVVRGDCDLETCRLYIDRLQEDLHQAPSAGHRVHYQDESAGLPRPSSAHRLSSNWSFLDSTSADRFYRIDKAQEHLHFVTEICQDEVFILDHEAPAVSQVRAPGMPDVVVEPSSSVPLTSDEQALLSAAVKGDLSALSGSCGSGVSLLVRDSMGCTALHLAAQHGHTEVVSFILEHGSKLMLDLTERDTGDTALHKAASQQHHEVCRCLLEAGASLSKTNFLGKTPKDCALDAGNSELASLMESQPVDEPAAHEDLETAV, encoded by the exons ATGTGTAACAGTGATGTCAGCCTACCTTGCACCGGTGGAAGTGAGCCTTGCCCAACTTCGGATGCTGCTGGAGAAGAGGTGGGAAGCACACCGGTAGTTAGGAAAGGAGGAAACAGATTGAAAAGGCAAAATGGAAGGATGATCAGGGCCCAGAGGACAGTAGAGGAGAACCGAGTATGCGGGAAAGGGCGGAAGCGGAAGGTCACCTGGTACCACAGGCTTCTGGGCTACAG GAAAGCCATCTCGCGGTCAGGCCTCCAGCATTTGGGTCCAGCACAGAATCCCTTCCCTGCTCTGAGCAATGGACCTGCCAAGGAGCTCCGCAACACAGTGGACTGGAGC GAAAACGCAGTGAATGGTGATCACCTGTGGCTGGAGACGAACTGCTCCGGGGATCTCTGCTACCTGGGTGAAGAGACGTGCTTGGTCAAGATTGCA AAGTCGGCTCCCCGGAGGAAGTGTGCAGCCTGTAAGATCGTGGTCCACACGGCGTGTATCGAGGAGTTGGACAAG ATCAACTTCCGCTGCAAACCCACCTTCAGAGAAGGCGGCTCTCGATGCCTTAGAGAT CAGAACGTTTTGAGACATCACTGGGTCCACCGCCGGCGGCAAGAGGGGAAGTGTCGTCAGTGCGGCAAA AGTTTCCCGCAGAAGTTCTTCCATAGTAAGGAGATCGTGGCCATCAGCTGCTCCTGGTGCAAGCTGGCA TTCCACAATAAGGTCACATGCTTCATGCTCCATCAGATCGAGGAGCCCTGCTCACTGGGAGCTCACGCCGGGGTCATCGTACCCCCTTCCTGGATCATCAAAGTCAGGAAGCCGCAG AGCTCATTTAAAAACTCCACTCGAAGGAAAAAACGGACGTCGTTCAAAAGAAGAGCCAGCAAAAAGGGCACGGAT GAGTCAAAATGGCGTCCGTTCATGCTGAAGCCGCTGCCCTCACCGCTGATGAAACCAGTGCTGGTGTTTGTCAACCCCAAGAGCGGCGGAAACCAG GGGACTAAGCTGCTGCAGATGTTCATGTGGATCCTGAACCCTCGGCAGGTGTTTGATTTGTCTCAGGGAGGGCCCAGAGAAGC GTTGGAATTATACAGGAAAGTGCCAAATCTTCGCATCCTTGCCTGTGGAGGAGATGGAACG GTGGGCTGGATTCTgtcagccttagatgaactacAGATGAACCCACAACCCCCTGTAGCTGTGCTTCCTCTTGGTACAGGAAATGACCTTGCCAGGACTTTGAACTGGGGAGGG GGTTACACAGATGAGCCGGTGTCTAAGGTCTTGTGTCACGTGGAGGACGGCACGGTGGTGCAGTTGGACCGCTGGAATCTGCAGGTGGAGCGTTCGGCTGCTCAGCCGGAGGAGGGCACGCAGAAG CTTCCTCTAAACGTGTTCAATAACTACTTCAGCCTCGGCTTTGATGCCCACGTCACCCTGGAGTTCCACGAGTCTAGAG AAGCCAACCCCGAGAAATTCAACAGTCGCTTCCGTAACAAGATGTTCTATGCAGGG GCGGCTTTCTCCGACTTTCTCCAGCGGAGCTCCAGGGATCTGTCTAAGCATGTCAGAGTGGTG TGTGATGGTACGGATCTCACACCCAAGATCCAGGAACTGAAGTTTCAGTGCATCGTCTTCTTAAATATTCCCAG GTACTGTGCTGGTACCATGCCATGGGGCAACACGGGTGACCACAGAGATTTTGAGCCTCAGAGGCATGACGACGGCTGCATCGAGGTGATCGGTTTCACCATGGCCTCTCTG GCGGCGCTGCAGGTGGGCGGTCACGGCGAACGACTGCATCAGTGCAGAGAGGTCGTCCTCACCACCTTCAAGACGCTGCCCGTGCAGGTGGACGGCGAGCCGTGTCGCCTCGCGCCCTCGACCCTGCGCATATCGCTGAGGAACCAGGCCAACATGGTGCAGAAGAGCAAGAGACGCACGTCTGTGCCGCTGCTGAACGA CCCTCATGCAGTCCCTGAGCGTCTGCGACTGCGCGTGAACCGCATCATCCTGCAGGAATATGAGAGCATGCAGTTCGACAAGGAGCGTCTGCGTGACATCT CTACTCCTGTTGGGATCGTGGTGGTGAGAGGAGACTGTGACCTGGAAACATGTCGTCTGTACATTGACAGGCTGCAGGAG GATTTACATCAAGCGCCATCTGCTGGTCACAGAGTGCACTACCAG GATGAGAGCGCAGGTTTGCCACGACCGAGTTCAGCTCACAGACTTTCATCCAACTGGAGCTTCCTAGACT CTACATCAGCCGACCGCTTTTACCGCATAGACAAGGCTCAG GAGCATCTTCACTTTGTGACTGAAATATGCCAGGATGAGGTTTTCATCCTGGACCACGAGGCTCCAGCGGTGAGCCAGGTCCGAGCTCCTGGAATGCCAGATGTGGTGGTGGAACCCAGTTCCAG TGTTCCCCTGACCTCAGACGAACAAG CTCTATTGTCAGCTGCTGTTAAAGGAGACCTGTCTGCG ttGTCGGGCTCCTGCGGTAGCGGGGTCAGTCTGTTGGTGCGGGACTCTATGGGCTGCACTGCTCTGCACTTGGCGGCCCAACACGGCCACACTGAGGTTGTGAGTTTCATTCTAGAACATG
- the dgki gene encoding diacylglycerol kinase iota isoform X12 produces the protein MCNSDVSLPCTGGSEPCPTSDAAGEEVGSTPVVRKGGNRLKRQNGRMIRAQRTVEENRVCGKGRKRKVTWYHRLLGYRKAISRSGLQHLGPAQNPFPALSNGPAKELRNTVDWSENAVNGDHLWLETNCSGDLCYLGEETCLVKIAKSAPRRKCAACKIVVHTACIEELDKINFRCKPTFREGGSRCLRDNVLRHHWVHRRRQEGKCRQCGKSFPQKFFHSKEIVAISCSWCKLAFHNKVTCFMLHQIEEPCSLGAHAGVIVPPSWIIKVRKPQSSFKNSTRRKKRTSFKRRASKKGTDESKWRPFMLKPLPSPLMKPVLVFVNPKSGGNQGTKLLQMFMWILNPRQVFDLSQGGPREALELYRKVPNLRILACGGDGTVGWILSALDELQMNPQPPVAVLPLGTGNDLARTLNWGGGYTDEPVSKVLCHVEDGTVVQLDRWNLQVERSAAQPEEGTQKLPLNVFNNYFSLGFDAHVTLEFHESREANPEKFNSRFRNKMFYAGAAFSDFLQRSSRDLSKHVRVVCDGTDLTPKIQELKFQCIVFLNIPRYCAGTMPWGNTGDHRDFEPQRHDDGCIEVIGFTMASLAALQVGGHGERLHQCREVVLTTFKTLPVQVDGEPCRLAPSTLRISLRNQANMVQKSKRRTSVPLLNDPHAVPERLRLRVNRIILQEYESMQFDKERLRDISTPVGIVVVRGDCDLETCRLYIDRLQEDLHQAPSAGHRVHYQDESAGLPRPSSAHRLSSNWSFLDSTSADRFYRIDKAQEHLHFVTEICQDEVFILDHEAPAVSQVRAPGMPDVVVEPSSSVPLTSDEQALLSAAVKGDLSALSGSCGSGVSLLVRDSMGCTALHLAAQHGHTEVVSFILEHGSKLMLDLTERDTGDTALHKAASQQHHEVCRCLLEAGASLSKTNFLGKTPKDCALDAGNSELASLMESQPVDEPAAHEDLETAV, from the exons ATGTGTAACAGTGATGTCAGCCTACCTTGCACCGGTGGAAGTGAGCCTTGCCCAACTTCGGATGCTGCTGGAGAAGAGGTGGGAAGCACACCGGTAGTTAGGAAAGGAGGAAACAGATTGAAAAGGCAAAATGGAAGGATGATCAGGGCCCAGAGGACAGTAGAGGAGAACCGAGTATGCGGGAAAGGGCGGAAGCGGAAGGTCACCTGGTACCACAGGCTTCTGGGCTACAG GAAAGCCATCTCGCGGTCAGGCCTCCAGCATTTGGGTCCAGCACAGAATCCCTTCCCTGCTCTGAGCAATGGACCTGCCAAGGAGCTCCGCAACACAGTGGACTGGAGC GAAAACGCAGTGAATGGTGATCACCTGTGGCTGGAGACGAACTGCTCCGGGGATCTCTGCTACCTGGGTGAAGAGACGTGCTTGGTCAAGATTGCA AAGTCGGCTCCCCGGAGGAAGTGTGCAGCCTGTAAGATCGTGGTCCACACGGCGTGTATCGAGGAGTTGGACAAG ATCAACTTCCGCTGCAAACCCACCTTCAGAGAAGGCGGCTCTCGATGCCTTAGAGAT AACGTTTTGAGACATCACTGGGTCCACCGCCGGCGGCAAGAGGGGAAGTGTCGTCAGTGCGGCAAA AGTTTCCCGCAGAAGTTCTTCCATAGTAAGGAGATCGTGGCCATCAGCTGCTCCTGGTGCAAGCTGGCA TTCCACAATAAGGTCACATGCTTCATGCTCCATCAGATCGAGGAGCCCTGCTCACTGGGAGCTCACGCCGGGGTCATCGTACCCCCTTCCTGGATCATCAAAGTCAGGAAGCCGCAG AGCTCATTTAAAAACTCCACTCGAAGGAAAAAACGGACGTCGTTCAAAAGAAGAGCCAGCAAAAAGGGCACGGAT GAGTCAAAATGGCGTCCGTTCATGCTGAAGCCGCTGCCCTCACCGCTGATGAAACCAGTGCTGGTGTTTGTCAACCCCAAGAGCGGCGGAAACCAG GGGACTAAGCTGCTGCAGATGTTCATGTGGATCCTGAACCCTCGGCAGGTGTTTGATTTGTCTCAGGGAGGGCCCAGAGAAGC GTTGGAATTATACAGGAAAGTGCCAAATCTTCGCATCCTTGCCTGTGGAGGAGATGGAACG GTGGGCTGGATTCTgtcagccttagatgaactacAGATGAACCCACAACCCCCTGTAGCTGTGCTTCCTCTTGGTACAGGAAATGACCTTGCCAGGACTTTGAACTGGGGAGGG GGTTACACAGATGAGCCGGTGTCTAAGGTCTTGTGTCACGTGGAGGACGGCACGGTGGTGCAGTTGGACCGCTGGAATCTGCAGGTGGAGCGTTCGGCTGCTCAGCCGGAGGAGGGCACGCAGAAG CTTCCTCTAAACGTGTTCAATAACTACTTCAGCCTCGGCTTTGATGCCCACGTCACCCTGGAGTTCCACGAGTCTAGAG AAGCCAACCCCGAGAAATTCAACAGTCGCTTCCGTAACAAGATGTTCTATGCAGGG GCGGCTTTCTCCGACTTTCTCCAGCGGAGCTCCAGGGATCTGTCTAAGCATGTCAGAGTGGTG TGTGATGGTACGGATCTCACACCCAAGATCCAGGAACTGAAGTTTCAGTGCATCGTCTTCTTAAATATTCCCAG GTACTGTGCTGGTACCATGCCATGGGGCAACACGGGTGACCACAGAGATTTTGAGCCTCAGAGGCATGACGACGGCTGCATCGAGGTGATCGGTTTCACCATGGCCTCTCTG GCGGCGCTGCAGGTGGGCGGTCACGGCGAACGACTGCATCAGTGCAGAGAGGTCGTCCTCACCACCTTCAAGACGCTGCCCGTGCAGGTGGACGGCGAGCCGTGTCGCCTCGCGCCCTCGACCCTGCGCATATCGCTGAGGAACCAGGCCAACATGGTGCAGAAGAGCAAGAGACGCACGTCTGTGCCGCTGCTGAACGA CCCTCATGCAGTCCCTGAGCGTCTGCGACTGCGCGTGAACCGCATCATCCTGCAGGAATATGAGAGCATGCAGTTCGACAAGGAGCGTCTGCGTGACATCT CTACTCCTGTTGGGATCGTGGTGGTGAGAGGAGACTGTGACCTGGAAACATGTCGTCTGTACATTGACAGGCTGCAGGAG GATTTACATCAAGCGCCATCTGCTGGTCACAGAGTGCACTACCAG GATGAGAGCGCAGGTTTGCCACGACCGAGTTCAGCTCACAGACTTTCATCCAACTGGAGCTTCCTAGACT CTACATCAGCCGACCGCTTTTACCGCATAGACAAGGCTCAG GAGCATCTTCACTTTGTGACTGAAATATGCCAGGATGAGGTTTTCATCCTGGACCACGAGGCTCCAGCGGTGAGCCAGGTCCGAGCTCCTGGAATGCCAGATGTGGTGGTGGAACCCAGTTCCAG TGTTCCCCTGACCTCAGACGAACAAG CTCTATTGTCAGCTGCTGTTAAAGGAGACCTGTCTGCG ttGTCGGGCTCCTGCGGTAGCGGGGTCAGTCTGTTGGTGCGGGACTCTATGGGCTGCACTGCTCTGCACTTGGCGGCCCAACACGGCCACACTGAGGTTGTGAGTTTCATTCTAGAACATG
- the dgki gene encoding diacylglycerol kinase iota isoform X1 → MCNSDVSLPCTGGSEPCPTSDAAGEEVGSTPVVRKGGNRLKRQNGRMIRAQRTVEENRVCGKGRKRKVTWYHRLLGYRKAISRSGLQHLGPAQNPFPALSNGPAKELRNTVDWSENAVNGDHLWLETNCSGDLCYLGEETCLVKIAKSAPRRKCAACKIVVHTACIEELDKINFRCKPTFREGGSRCLRDNEPLLARLHVTRCVCLRQQNVLRHHWVHRRRQEGKCRQCGKSFPQKFFHSKEIVAISCSWCKLAFHNKVTCFMLHQIEEPCSLGAHAGVIVPPSWIIKVRKPQSSFKNSTRRKKRTSFKRRASKKGTDESKWRPFMLKPLPSPLMKPVLVFVNPKSGGNQGTKLLQMFMWILNPRQVFDLSQGGPREALELYRKVPNLRILACGGDGTVGWILSALDELQMNPQPPVAVLPLGTGNDLARTLNWGGGYTDEPVSKVLCHVEDGTVVQLDRWNLQVERSAAQPEEGTQKLPLNVFNNYFSLGFDAHVTLEFHESREANPEKFNSRFRNKMFYAGAAFSDFLQRSSRDLSKHVRVVCDGTDLTPKIQELKFQCIVFLNIPRYCAGTMPWGNTGDHRDFEPQRHDDGCIEVIGFTMASLAALQVGGHGERLHQCREVVLTTFKTLPVQVDGEPCRLAPSTLRISLRNQANMVQKSKRRTSVPLLNDIQKVCAADLRRLSAPPDSFSVPHAVPERLRLRVNRIILQEYESMQFDKERLRDISTPVGIVVVRGDCDLETCRLYIDRLQEDLHQAPSAGHRVHYQDESAGLPRPSSAHRLSSNWSFLDSTSADRFYRIDKAQEHLHFVTEICQDEVFILDHEAPAVSQVRAPGMPDVVVEPSSSVPLTSDEQALLSAAVKGDLSALSGSCGSGVSLLVRDSMGCTALHLAAQHGHTEVVSFILEHGSKLMLDLTERDTGDTALHKAASQQHHEVCRCLLEAGASLSKTNFLGKTPKDCALDAGNSELASLMESQPVDEPAAHEDLETAV, encoded by the exons ATGTGTAACAGTGATGTCAGCCTACCTTGCACCGGTGGAAGTGAGCCTTGCCCAACTTCGGATGCTGCTGGAGAAGAGGTGGGAAGCACACCGGTAGTTAGGAAAGGAGGAAACAGATTGAAAAGGCAAAATGGAAGGATGATCAGGGCCCAGAGGACAGTAGAGGAGAACCGAGTATGCGGGAAAGGGCGGAAGCGGAAGGTCACCTGGTACCACAGGCTTCTGGGCTACAG GAAAGCCATCTCGCGGTCAGGCCTCCAGCATTTGGGTCCAGCACAGAATCCCTTCCCTGCTCTGAGCAATGGACCTGCCAAGGAGCTCCGCAACACAGTGGACTGGAGC GAAAACGCAGTGAATGGTGATCACCTGTGGCTGGAGACGAACTGCTCCGGGGATCTCTGCTACCTGGGTGAAGAGACGTGCTTGGTCAAGATTGCA AAGTCGGCTCCCCGGAGGAAGTGTGCAGCCTGTAAGATCGTGGTCCACACGGCGTGTATCGAGGAGTTGGACAAG ATCAACTTCCGCTGCAAACCCACCTTCAGAGAAGGCGGCTCTCGATGCCTTAGAGAT AATGAACCCTTGTTGGCACGTTTACATGTGACCCGTTGTGTCTGTTTGCGACAGCAGAACGTTTTGAGACATCACTGGGTCCACCGCCGGCGGCAAGAGGGGAAGTGTCGTCAGTGCGGCAAA AGTTTCCCGCAGAAGTTCTTCCATAGTAAGGAGATCGTGGCCATCAGCTGCTCCTGGTGCAAGCTGGCA TTCCACAATAAGGTCACATGCTTCATGCTCCATCAGATCGAGGAGCCCTGCTCACTGGGAGCTCACGCCGGGGTCATCGTACCCCCTTCCTGGATCATCAAAGTCAGGAAGCCGCAG AGCTCATTTAAAAACTCCACTCGAAGGAAAAAACGGACGTCGTTCAAAAGAAGAGCCAGCAAAAAGGGCACGGAT GAGTCAAAATGGCGTCCGTTCATGCTGAAGCCGCTGCCCTCACCGCTGATGAAACCAGTGCTGGTGTTTGTCAACCCCAAGAGCGGCGGAAACCAG GGGACTAAGCTGCTGCAGATGTTCATGTGGATCCTGAACCCTCGGCAGGTGTTTGATTTGTCTCAGGGAGGGCCCAGAGAAGC GTTGGAATTATACAGGAAAGTGCCAAATCTTCGCATCCTTGCCTGTGGAGGAGATGGAACG GTGGGCTGGATTCTgtcagccttagatgaactacAGATGAACCCACAACCCCCTGTAGCTGTGCTTCCTCTTGGTACAGGAAATGACCTTGCCAGGACTTTGAACTGGGGAGGG GGTTACACAGATGAGCCGGTGTCTAAGGTCTTGTGTCACGTGGAGGACGGCACGGTGGTGCAGTTGGACCGCTGGAATCTGCAGGTGGAGCGTTCGGCTGCTCAGCCGGAGGAGGGCACGCAGAAG CTTCCTCTAAACGTGTTCAATAACTACTTCAGCCTCGGCTTTGATGCCCACGTCACCCTGGAGTTCCACGAGTCTAGAG AAGCCAACCCCGAGAAATTCAACAGTCGCTTCCGTAACAAGATGTTCTATGCAGGG GCGGCTTTCTCCGACTTTCTCCAGCGGAGCTCCAGGGATCTGTCTAAGCATGTCAGAGTGGTG TGTGATGGTACGGATCTCACACCCAAGATCCAGGAACTGAAGTTTCAGTGCATCGTCTTCTTAAATATTCCCAG GTACTGTGCTGGTACCATGCCATGGGGCAACACGGGTGACCACAGAGATTTTGAGCCTCAGAGGCATGACGACGGCTGCATCGAGGTGATCGGTTTCACCATGGCCTCTCTG GCGGCGCTGCAGGTGGGCGGTCACGGCGAACGACTGCATCAGTGCAGAGAGGTCGTCCTCACCACCTTCAAGACGCTGCCCGTGCAGGTGGACGGCGAGCCGTGTCGCCTCGCGCCCTCGACCCTGCGCATATCGCTGAGGAACCAGGCCAACATGGTGCAGAAGAGCAAGAGACGCACGTCTGTGCCGCTGCTGAACGA CATTCAGAAAGTGTGCGCAGCCGACCTGCGCCGGCTCTCTGCTCCCCCCGACTCCTTCTCTGT CCCTCATGCAGTCCCTGAGCGTCTGCGACTGCGCGTGAACCGCATCATCCTGCAGGAATATGAGAGCATGCAGTTCGACAAGGAGCGTCTGCGTGACATCT CTACTCCTGTTGGGATCGTGGTGGTGAGAGGAGACTGTGACCTGGAAACATGTCGTCTGTACATTGACAGGCTGCAGGAG GATTTACATCAAGCGCCATCTGCTGGTCACAGAGTGCACTACCAG GATGAGAGCGCAGGTTTGCCACGACCGAGTTCAGCTCACAGACTTTCATCCAACTGGAGCTTCCTAGACT CTACATCAGCCGACCGCTTTTACCGCATAGACAAGGCTCAG GAGCATCTTCACTTTGTGACTGAAATATGCCAGGATGAGGTTTTCATCCTGGACCACGAGGCTCCAGCGGTGAGCCAGGTCCGAGCTCCTGGAATGCCAGATGTGGTGGTGGAACCCAGTTCCAG TGTTCCCCTGACCTCAGACGAACAAG CTCTATTGTCAGCTGCTGTTAAAGGAGACCTGTCTGCG ttGTCGGGCTCCTGCGGTAGCGGGGTCAGTCTGTTGGTGCGGGACTCTATGGGCTGCACTGCTCTGCACTTGGCGGCCCAACACGGCCACACTGAGGTTGTGAGTTTCATTCTAGAACATG
- the dgki gene encoding diacylglycerol kinase iota isoform X4, whose translation MCNSDVSLPCTGGSEPCPTSDAAGEEVGSTPVVRKGGNRLKRQNGRMIRAQRTVEENRVCGKGRKRKVTWYHRLLGYRKAISRSGLQHLGPAQNPFPALSNGPAKELRNTVDWSENAVNGDHLWLETNCSGDLCYLGEETCLVKIAKSAPRRKCAACKIVVHTACIEELDKINFRCKPTFREGGSRCLRDQNVLRHHWVHRRRQEGKCRQCGKSFPQKFFHSKEIVAISCSWCKLAFHNKVTCFMLHQIEEPCSLGAHAGVIVPPSWIIKVRKPQSSFKNSTRRKKRTSFKRRASKKGTDESKWRPFMLKPLPSPLMKPVLVFVNPKSGGNQGTKLLQMFMWILNPRQVFDLSQGGPREALELYRKVPNLRILACGGDGTVGWILSALDELQMNPQPPVAVLPLGTGNDLARTLNWGGGYTDEPVSKVLCHVEDGTVVQLDRWNLQVERSAAQPEEGTQKLPLNVFNNYFSLGFDAHVTLEFHESREANPEKFNSRFRNKMFYAGAAFSDFLQRSSRDLSKHVRVVCDGTDLTPKIQELKFQCIVFLNIPRYCAGTMPWGNTGDHRDFEPQRHDDGCIEVIGFTMASLAALQVGGHGERLHQCREVVLTTFKTLPVQVDGEPCRLAPSTLRISLRNQANMVQKSKRRTSVPLLNDIQKVCAADLRRLSAPPDSFSVPHAVPERLRLRVNRIILQEYESMQFDKERLRDISTPVGIVVVRGDCDLETCRLYIDRLQEDLHQAPSAGHRVHYQDESAGLPRPSSAHRLSSNWSFLDSTSADRFYRIDKAQEHLHFVTEICQDEVFILDHEAPAVSQVRAPGMPDVVVEPSSSVPLTSDEQALLSAAVKGDLSALSGSCGSGVSLLVRDSMGCTALHLAAQHGHTEVVSFILEHGSKLMLDLTERDTGDTALHKAASQQHHEVCRCLLEAGASLSKTNFLGKTPKDCALDAGNSELASLMESQPVDEPAAHEDLETAV comes from the exons ATGTGTAACAGTGATGTCAGCCTACCTTGCACCGGTGGAAGTGAGCCTTGCCCAACTTCGGATGCTGCTGGAGAAGAGGTGGGAAGCACACCGGTAGTTAGGAAAGGAGGAAACAGATTGAAAAGGCAAAATGGAAGGATGATCAGGGCCCAGAGGACAGTAGAGGAGAACCGAGTATGCGGGAAAGGGCGGAAGCGGAAGGTCACCTGGTACCACAGGCTTCTGGGCTACAG GAAAGCCATCTCGCGGTCAGGCCTCCAGCATTTGGGTCCAGCACAGAATCCCTTCCCTGCTCTGAGCAATGGACCTGCCAAGGAGCTCCGCAACACAGTGGACTGGAGC GAAAACGCAGTGAATGGTGATCACCTGTGGCTGGAGACGAACTGCTCCGGGGATCTCTGCTACCTGGGTGAAGAGACGTGCTTGGTCAAGATTGCA AAGTCGGCTCCCCGGAGGAAGTGTGCAGCCTGTAAGATCGTGGTCCACACGGCGTGTATCGAGGAGTTGGACAAG ATCAACTTCCGCTGCAAACCCACCTTCAGAGAAGGCGGCTCTCGATGCCTTAGAGAT CAGAACGTTTTGAGACATCACTGGGTCCACCGCCGGCGGCAAGAGGGGAAGTGTCGTCAGTGCGGCAAA AGTTTCCCGCAGAAGTTCTTCCATAGTAAGGAGATCGTGGCCATCAGCTGCTCCTGGTGCAAGCTGGCA TTCCACAATAAGGTCACATGCTTCATGCTCCATCAGATCGAGGAGCCCTGCTCACTGGGAGCTCACGCCGGGGTCATCGTACCCCCTTCCTGGATCATCAAAGTCAGGAAGCCGCAG AGCTCATTTAAAAACTCCACTCGAAGGAAAAAACGGACGTCGTTCAAAAGAAGAGCCAGCAAAAAGGGCACGGAT GAGTCAAAATGGCGTCCGTTCATGCTGAAGCCGCTGCCCTCACCGCTGATGAAACCAGTGCTGGTGTTTGTCAACCCCAAGAGCGGCGGAAACCAG GGGACTAAGCTGCTGCAGATGTTCATGTGGATCCTGAACCCTCGGCAGGTGTTTGATTTGTCTCAGGGAGGGCCCAGAGAAGC GTTGGAATTATACAGGAAAGTGCCAAATCTTCGCATCCTTGCCTGTGGAGGAGATGGAACG GTGGGCTGGATTCTgtcagccttagatgaactacAGATGAACCCACAACCCCCTGTAGCTGTGCTTCCTCTTGGTACAGGAAATGACCTTGCCAGGACTTTGAACTGGGGAGGG GGTTACACAGATGAGCCGGTGTCTAAGGTCTTGTGTCACGTGGAGGACGGCACGGTGGTGCAGTTGGACCGCTGGAATCTGCAGGTGGAGCGTTCGGCTGCTCAGCCGGAGGAGGGCACGCAGAAG CTTCCTCTAAACGTGTTCAATAACTACTTCAGCCTCGGCTTTGATGCCCACGTCACCCTGGAGTTCCACGAGTCTAGAG AAGCCAACCCCGAGAAATTCAACAGTCGCTTCCGTAACAAGATGTTCTATGCAGGG GCGGCTTTCTCCGACTTTCTCCAGCGGAGCTCCAGGGATCTGTCTAAGCATGTCAGAGTGGTG TGTGATGGTACGGATCTCACACCCAAGATCCAGGAACTGAAGTTTCAGTGCATCGTCTTCTTAAATATTCCCAG GTACTGTGCTGGTACCATGCCATGGGGCAACACGGGTGACCACAGAGATTTTGAGCCTCAGAGGCATGACGACGGCTGCATCGAGGTGATCGGTTTCACCATGGCCTCTCTG GCGGCGCTGCAGGTGGGCGGTCACGGCGAACGACTGCATCAGTGCAGAGAGGTCGTCCTCACCACCTTCAAGACGCTGCCCGTGCAGGTGGACGGCGAGCCGTGTCGCCTCGCGCCCTCGACCCTGCGCATATCGCTGAGGAACCAGGCCAACATGGTGCAGAAGAGCAAGAGACGCACGTCTGTGCCGCTGCTGAACGA CATTCAGAAAGTGTGCGCAGCCGACCTGCGCCGGCTCTCTGCTCCCCCCGACTCCTTCTCTGT CCCTCATGCAGTCCCTGAGCGTCTGCGACTGCGCGTGAACCGCATCATCCTGCAGGAATATGAGAGCATGCAGTTCGACAAGGAGCGTCTGCGTGACATCT CTACTCCTGTTGGGATCGTGGTGGTGAGAGGAGACTGTGACCTGGAAACATGTCGTCTGTACATTGACAGGCTGCAGGAG GATTTACATCAAGCGCCATCTGCTGGTCACAGAGTGCACTACCAG GATGAGAGCGCAGGTTTGCCACGACCGAGTTCAGCTCACAGACTTTCATCCAACTGGAGCTTCCTAGACT CTACATCAGCCGACCGCTTTTACCGCATAGACAAGGCTCAG GAGCATCTTCACTTTGTGACTGAAATATGCCAGGATGAGGTTTTCATCCTGGACCACGAGGCTCCAGCGGTGAGCCAGGTCCGAGCTCCTGGAATGCCAGATGTGGTGGTGGAACCCAGTTCCAG TGTTCCCCTGACCTCAGACGAACAAG CTCTATTGTCAGCTGCTGTTAAAGGAGACCTGTCTGCG ttGTCGGGCTCCTGCGGTAGCGGGGTCAGTCTGTTGGTGCGGGACTCTATGGGCTGCACTGCTCTGCACTTGGCGGCCCAACACGGCCACACTGAGGTTGTGAGTTTCATTCTAGAACATG